The window CGAGAAGACCTATCACAGCGGCTCGGTGGTGACACCGGCGTTGCGCGGCGTCACCTTGCGGGTCGCCAAGGGCGAAATGGTGGCGATCATGGGTCCGTCGGGCTGCGGCAAGACGACCCTGCTCAACTGCCTCAGCGGGCTCGATTTCATCGACGCCGGACGTGTGCTGATCGAGGGCACCGACCTGGCGCACCTCGACGACAACCAGAAAACGACCTATCGCGCCCGGCGCATGGGTTTCGTTTTTCAGTCATACAACCTGCTGCCCGTGCTGACCGCGGTCGAGAACGTTGAGCTGCCGCTCGTGGTCTCGGGCGTCAATCCGAAGCTGGCGCGGCAGAAGGCCAACGCGGCGCTGGAACAGGTTGGGCTGGAAGATCGCGGCCACCACCGCCCGGCGCAGCTCTCCGGCGGCCAGCGGCAGCGCGTCACCATCGCTCGGGCCCTGGTGAACGACCCGGCGATCGTCTGGGCCGACGAGCCCACGGGCAATCTCGACAGCCAGATGGCCGAAGACATCATGGCCCTGATGGAGCGGCTGAACGCCGAGCAGCAGCAGACATTCGTGATCGTCACGCACGACGCCGGCGTGGGACAACGCTGCCATCGCATCGTGAGCATGATCGACGGCCTGATCGTCGGCGAGGAACGTCTGCGCTAGCGACCTCGTTGCAGCCGCCGCCGTGCGGCTGAGCGGCGCTGTCGCCCCGCGCCCGCGGGCGTGCGGATGCGCGCCCCCATCGCGTTCGTGTGGCTCTGCCTCGCTTCCCTGGCTTCGTCCTTTGCGCGTGGAGCACCACCATGAAATCACTCTTCGGCATCCCCATGAACGGGATCATGATCGGGCTACTGGTGATCGTGGGCGCGGCGTTGCTCGCCTTCGTGCTGGCCGCCGTCCGCAATCCCGTGCTGTTCAAGCTGGGGCTGCGTAACATCCCGCGCCGGCGCGCCCAGTCGATCATCATCGTCTTCGGCCTGATGGTGAGCACGATGATCATCGCTGCCGCCTTCGCCGTGGGCGATTCGCTCGACTACAGCATCACCAAGTCGGTCTACGACAACCTCGGCGCGCTCGATCTGCGAGTGCAGACACGGCCGGTCGGCGGCGCCGCCGCGACGGCAGGGGCACCGTACATCTCCGGCGCCTCGGTAAGCGCGATCGAGGATGAGTTCGGCACGCCGAAGGAGCTGCTGACCTGGGTGCCGATGATCAACGAGCCGGCGCCGGTCGGCAACCCGCGCACACGCCTCACCGAGCCGCAGTACCACCTCGTCGGCCTCGACCCGGCGGTCGTGCAAAAGCTAGGCGGCCTCGCGGCGAAGGGCGGCGGGCACGTTGAACTGAGCGATCTGGGCCCCAACGAGGTGTTCATCAACGCCACGGCGGCCGACAAGATCGACGCGCGGCCGGGCGACACGATCGTTAGCCTGTTCAACAACCAGCAGCACAGCTTCACGGTGAAGGCGATCGTCAACGACCAGATCATGACCGGCTGGCAGGATGTCGGCAACAGTAACGGCAACGGCGGCATCGTGCTGCCGCTCGAGGCCGCACGCCAGATCGTCGGCAAGCCGGACGGCGTCAACCAGCTCTATCTCTCCACCAGCAAGGATTCGCACGCCGGACTCACGCGCGGGGAGAAGCTGTTTCCGACGCTGAAGGACGCCGTGAATTCGGCGCCCGTGATCGAGTCGCTCGACAGCAAGGGCGTGACGGTCAAGGCGGTGAACGCGAAGCACGACTTCGTGAACACGGCCGAGACGCTGGGCAATGTGTTCACCACGCTCTTTGTGGTGATCGGACTTTTCTCGATCGCCGCGGGCATGATGCTGATCTTCCTGATCTTCGTGATGCTGGCCGCCGAACGGCGCGCGGAGATGGGCATGGCCCGCGCCGTGGGTATCTCGCGCCTGGGCCTGGTGCAATCGTTTCTGGCCGAGGGGATGGTCTACAACCTGCTGGCCGGCATCGTCGGCGCGGCGCTTGGCGTCGGCGTGGCCTTCTTGATCATCTGGATCGCGGCCAATCTGATCTTCACCGGCAACAATACCTTGCCCTTCGCCGGCCACGTCAGCCCGCGCAGCGTCGTGGTGGCCTACTGCCTCGGCGTGGCGCTGACCTTCATCACCGTCGTCTTCTCGTCCTATCGAACCACGCGCATGAACATCGTTGCGGCGATTCGCGACATGCCCGAAGACACGGTCAAGGGCCGCGAGCCGCGACGTGTGAAGGGTGCGGCCATTCTCAGCAGCGTGCTGCGTCTGGTGGGCGGCATCGCCGTCGTCAGCGGCCTCACAGCGGCGGGCAGCGCCGCCGGGCTGGGTCTCGGCATCGCGGCCGCTGGGCTGGTGCTGCTGATCGTCGCGCCGTGGCTGGTCGGCCGCCGCGGCTGGGGGGTGGCCTGGCGGGCGCTGGTTTCCCTGCTCCCGGGCGTGGCGCCGGTCTGGGCGGTGCTCGGCATCCTGCGCGGCTTCGGCATGAGCTGGACCTCGGTCTGGAGCGTGGTCTGCCTGCTTGTGGGGCTGCTCAGCCTGCTCGGCAGTCACGCCGCCGGCAGCCTCTTCCTCTTCGCCGCCGGCGTCTCGATCACGGCGCTTGGCCTGGCGCTGATCGCGCGGGTGCGCGGCGTCTCCAACCGCGTCGCCTTCACCGCGTTCGGCGTGCTGATGCTGGTCTACTGGCTCTTGCCGTTCGACGTGCTGAAGAACCTGTTCGGCAGCTTCTACGGTAACGACAGCGGCAACTTCGAGATGTTCTTCCTCTCGGGCGTGATGATCGTGCTGGCCTCGACGCTGGTGCTGATCTTCAATGGCGAGCTGCTCGCCCGCCTGGTCAACCGCGTGGGAGGCGGACTTGGCAGCGTGCGGCCGGCGCTGGCAACCGCGATCGCGTACCCAATGGCGAGCAAGCTGCGCACCGGCCTCACGCTGGGCATGTTCTCGCTGATCATCTTCAGCATCACCGTGATGAGCTCGGTCAACTCGAACACGGCGAAGCTGTTCGCCGGCGACAGCGCCCGCGGCGGCTGGGACGTGAACGTCGATACCAACCTGAACAACAACCTCGGCGACTTCAAGTCCGCCATGGCAAAGAACGGCGTGGACACCTCGAAGATCGCGGCGATGGGCGCGACCACGGGCTACCGCGGCACGACCGACATCCGCATGGCCAACTCGACTAAGTGGCAGCGCTACTTCGTGCGGGCGGGCGATCCGGCGTTCCTCGACGCGAACCAGATGAAGATCCAGGCGCACGTCAAGGACATCCCGAAGGAGCAGATCTGGAAGACCCTGGAGACGCAGCCGACCGATGCCGTGATCGACGCGGGCGCTTTGAGCGGCCAGCAGGGGGGCGGCAGCGACGGTCCCAACTTTGTGCTGAAGGGCGTGAAGAACAGCGACAAGACGTTCGACAAGCCGATCGACGTTGTGATTCGCGACGCCGCGGGGAAGGAGACGACGCTGCACGTCATCGGCGTGATCGATCAGACTGTGCAGAACGTCTTCGCCACGCTGATGGTCTCGGGTTCTACGTACACGCAGTCCCTTGGTCAGCCGGCTTTCGACTTGTATTCGATTCGCTTGACGCCGGGCACCGACGATAAGGTCTACGCGAAGTCGATCCGCGCCGCGCTCTCACAGTACGGCGTGCAGGCGACCTCGATCCGCAGCGACATCGCCGACGCCCTGGCGATCCAGAAGGGGATCAGCTACCTGTTCGAGGGCTTCATGGGCCTGGGGCTGTTCGTGGGCATCGCCGCGGTGGCCGTGATCGCGGCCCGCACGGTGGTGGAGCGGCGGCAGCAGATCGGCATGCTGCGGGCCGTGGGCTACCGCCGCGGCCAGGTGGCGCTGAGCTTCGCGCTGGAAACGAGCTTCATCGCGCTGTTCGGCATCGCCGCCGGCGTGATTACCGCTTCGATCCTCTCGTACAACCTGTTCACCAGCACGACGTTCGGAGACACCAGCGGCGCCTCGTTCTCGCTGCCGTGGGCGCAGATCATCATCTTCGCCGGCGTGGGCTACCTGCTCTCGCTGCTGATGACCTACATTCCGTCGCGCCAGGCGGCCTCGCTGCCGATCGCGGAGGCGCTGCGCTACGAGTGAGGCGGGGCCAAGCGGCAGCGCTTCGGGTCGGGGGTAACGTGAACGGCGGGTCGGGCAGCAACTGCCCGGCCCGCCGAATTCTTCGATGCCGGGGTCAGTGCAAGGGCGAGCAGCTCGCCGGAATGAGCAGCTTGTTCTCCATACTGACGATAAACTCGCCGGTGGGCGCCGGCCAGTGCGGGTCTTTCCCCGCCTCGGCGCGGACGCGTTCGCGGTCGGCCACGCTGGCGTACGGCCAGAGGTGATACCAGCGGTTGACGGTGCCGATGTCGCTGTACCAGGCGCCGGCCAGCGGCGAGTATTTCTCCCGGTGCGGCACGGCGTCGGCCCAGCGGCGGATGACCTCGGGCATGGTGCCCGGCCGGTAGGTGTAGATGCGCAGCTCGTAGACGTTGCCGAGCTTGGCCGGCTTCAAGGGACGCATGAAGGGAGCCGGGTGCAGAATCTCCGACTCCATGCGCACGATCAGATCCTCCGTCGGCGGCGGCCAGATCCTCTGCTCGACGGCCTGGGCGCGGACGCGCGTGCGCTCCTCCAGGCTTTCGTAGGGCCAGAGGTGCAAGACCTGGTTGAGCGGGCCGATCTCGGTGTGCCAGAGTGCGGCCAGCGGCGAGAGCTTGCTGCGCGCCTCAACCATCGGCGCCCACAGCTCCTCGAACTTGCCCACGCTGCCGGGCTTGAGCGTGTAGGTGCGCAGCTCGTAGATCATGGTCGCGCCTCCTTCACCGTGCGGCCGCTTCGAGCCGCACGCGCCGCCTATTGTAGCCCGGCATCGGTCAGCCGTTTGTCCTGTGCGGCCACAATCTGCTTGAACTCGTCCTGTGACGGTTCTTGGTTGAGCGCGCCGAGTTGGACGGTGGCCACCACGTCGCCCCGCCGCCAGCAGGCGAGCAGGAAGACCTGCTGCAGCCGCGCCGTGGCGCCGCTGCCCGCAGCGCCCACGGCCGCGGTGTAGCGGTAGTCGATGTGATACGCCTTGAACTCGTGGCCGGCGGCGGGCAGGTCCAGCGGCGTCGTCGTCGTCACATCGCCGTTCGGGCTTTGCACCACGGGCTGTATCTCCTGCGCGACAAACGGGCAGCCCGTCGCGGCCGCGTCGGGGCTCTTGTAGAGCGCGAGCACGTCCTGCAACTGCGACTCGGCGTGCGTCTGCAACGTGGCCTGCTGACCACTGCCGTTGCCCCACGCGGCCAAAAACGTGCCGAGCCGGCCCTCGCGATCGAGTTGCTGGCTGAGCTGCGCCGCGTTGGGCTTGCCCTGCACGTAGGTGCTGTTCGCAAGGCCGACCGGCGCGGCGTAGTTCCAGGTTTGCAGCGCGGCGGGCAGATCGCCGGTCTTGAGAAAGAGCGGCTGCAGTCGGTCACTCACGGGTTGCAGCGCCGGCGGCGGCGTGGCGCTGGCCAGCGGCGAGCCTGCGGGCGCCGCGGCCGCGGAACCGCCGCTCGGCAACGGTGTGAGCGCCGCGTTCGCTGGCGTCTGTGCCGGCGATGCGGTCCGCGCTGCGGCTGCGCTGGCGGTGACGGCGCTGGTCGCCGTGACGCTTTGCCGCGCCGGCTTGTTGTTGCCGCTGCTGCATGCGGCCAGCAGCACGGCGAGCGCGAGGGCGCAATCGGCGGCCCGCCCGCCGTCCGGCCGGAACTCCATCCCTACCTCGTTGCCAGCGCCCGCGCCGCATCGCCGATGCGTTCCAGCGCCAGGCGGATCTGGGAGAGCGAGTTCGCGTACGAGAGCCGCAGATACCCCTCGCCGAAGGCGCCGAACGAGGTGCCGGCCAGCGCGGCCACGCCGTGCTCGTTGAGCAGCCGGTCGGCAAACGCGGCCGAGCTCTGGCCGGTGCCCGATATGTTCGGGAAGACGTAGAACGCCCCGGCTGGCCGCCGGCAGCTGACTCCCGGAATCCCGTTCAGGCCGTCGACGATCGCATCACGACGGCGGCGGAATTCGGCCACCATCGTCACTACCGACTCCTGCGGTCCGCGCAGCGCCTCGATCCCCGCACGTTGAACGAACGAGGCGGTGCAGGAGTTGCTGTTGGTCATCAGGCGGGCGATCTGCGCCGCCAGGTCGACCGGCATCACGCCGTAGCCAAGGCGCCAGCCGGTCATGGCGTACGTCTTGGAGAAGCCGTCGAGGATGCAGGTCTGCTCGCGCATACCGCGCAGCGAGGTGATACTGCAAAACTCGCCGTCGTAGACCATGCGGCTGTAGATCTCGTCCGAGAGCACCAGCAGGTCGCGCCCGCGCACGAGGTCCGCGATCGTTTCCAGGTCCGCGCGGGTTAGCATCGAGCCGGTGGGGTTGTGCGGCGAGTTGAGGATGACTAGACGCGTGCGGGGCGAGAGCTTCGCGGCGAAGTCGTCCAGGTCGAGCCGAAAGCCCGTGTCCTCGCGCAGGCGCACCGGCACGGGCTGCGCGCCCAGGAACTCGATCACGCTTTCGTAGATCGGGAAGCCGGGATTCGGGTAGATCGCCTCGTCGCCCTCGTTCAGCGTGGCGAGCATCACGAAGAACATGATCGGCTTGCCGCCGGGCGTTACCACCACCTCCTCGGGCGAGAAGCTCAGGCCGCGCGCCGGCCCCATATACTCCGCGATCGCGTCGCGCAGTTCGGGCAGCCCGGCGGATGGTCCGTAGTGGGTGAAGCCGTCGTCGAGGGCGCGCTTTGCCGCGTCGCGCACGTTCTCCGGCGTGTCAAAGTCCGGCTCACCGATCTCCAGGTGGACGACGCTGCGCCCTTCGGCTTCGAGCGCCCGGGCGCGGGCCAGCACCTCGAAGGCCGTTTCCGTGCCCAGACGGGCCATGCGATCGGCGAGCGGCCAGGCAGCCATCGGCGCCCTCCTTTGCGGCGGGAGATTCCGGCGTGAAACCACGCGGTGCGAGCCGTTTGGCTCATGGTAGGCCAGCGATGCCGGACAAGCCACAGCCGGACCGAGACGCCCGCTTATAGCGCCGGCCGGAGCGGGCGACGGGGCCGCCGCGCTACCCTTCGCCCTTCGTCACGCGCACGTGCGGCGTTTCACCCTCCGCCGGCTCCGCCGGCAGGAGCGCCGTCAGGGCGCCGCCGTCGAACGGCCAGGGCACGAAGACGCTGCCCGACTGGATCGAGTCGCGGACCTGGGCGCGCAGGCGCAGGGTGCCCGTGGCGCCGTCGAGCACGAGCGGATCGCCATCGGCGACGCCAAGCCGCTCGGCGTCGGCAAGGCTCAACTCGGCGTACTGCTCGCGGTGCAACTTGTCCGCGTCGGGCTTGTGCAGACTCGCCGCTTCCAGGCTGGTGTAGAGTGTGCGGCCGCTGAGCAGCGCGAGCGAGCCGTCACGGCCGTTGGCGGTGGGCGCCGTTGCGACCTGCAACGACGCGCCGCCGGACGACGGCGCCGCGCCGTTGAGCGTCTGCGGCCGATCGCCGAGCACGAGCAGCGGGTAGCGCGAGCCGGCGTAGGCCGGGACGATGCCGGCGATCTCGTCCATCACTTGTTCGGCGGACAGGTGGGGCGAAGCGGCTCGCGCCGGCGCCAGCCGCCGCGCCAGGCCGATGAGGATGTCGAGCGCCGGCGTGGCTTCGCCGGCCGGGCCGGTGGCGGCCATGCGTCGCAGCACGCGGCGATCCGCGGGCGTGTACGTGCCGTCCTTGCCGTAGACGTCCACGTCGGGCAGGACGATGTGGGCGAGCTGGGCTGTGTCGGTCAGCACACTGTCGATCACGACGAGCAGCTCCAGCGAGGACAGCGCCTGCCGCACCTGCTGCTTGTCCGGCGCGGAGAGCAGCGGGTTGTCGCCGGCGATCACCAGCGCCTTGAGGGTTCCAGCCTTCGCGGCGCGCAGCATGGCGGCCGCGTCCATGCCGGCGTTTGCCGGCAGCTCCGCGCCCCAGGCCTCGGCCAGCGTTCCGCGGAAGGTCGTATCAGACAGCGGGTGCAGGCCCGGCAGCAGGTCGGGGCCGAGGCCCATGTCGCGCACGCCGTTCGTGTTCACGTCCGCCGGCAGGTAGTAGAAGGACGCGGGCGCCTGGTCCGGCCCGGCCAGCACGATCGCCAGGTTGGCGGCGGCGCGGCAGAGCTGCACGTTCTGCCAGGCGCCGAAGGGCGTGGGCGCGAAGACGACGGCAATGCGCTCGTTCTCGCCCTTCGCCGCCTCCTTCAAAAAGGCGATCGCCTCGTCCAGCCCCTCGATCTCGGTCGCCTCTCCGCCGGCGGCCGCGTCGACGCCGGCCACGCCGCTGAGCCGCTGCTTCACCGCGTCCTCGCCAAGCAGGCCGCGGACCATCGCGTTCAGCGCCGCAATCTCCTGGCCGGCCTGCGGCCGCACCCAGGCGTGGGCGAAGTCCACCAGCTCGCCCCAGCGCGAGTTCACATACACCATGCTGGCAAACGTCCGCGTGACCGCGTCCTTCACGCGCAGCGAGGCGACGGGTTGGCTCGACTCCAGGTCGTCGCCGACGACGACGATGCAGCCAGCCTGCGCGAGCTGCGTGAGGTCGGCAGGCAGAACCTCACTGCCGAAGGCGCCGCGGATGGCGCCGGCCAACGCCTGCGCCTGCGGACCCGCGCTGAAATCGACGTTGTTCGTGCCGGCGCCGATGCGCGCCAGCTTCTGCAGCAGGTACGCCTCTTCGTTGGAGAGCATGGGATTGCCGAGAAAGCCGATGGCGTCCGAGCCATGCCGCTCGATGATCGCGCGCAGCCGCACGGCCGTGTCGTCCAGCGCCTCTTCCCAGGCGACGGGCGCCAGCGCGTCGCCGCGGCGCACCAGCGGCCGCGAGAGGTAGTCGCGCTTGCGCAGCGCGTCGTAGTGGAAGCGGCCGCGCACGCAGATCTGGTCGTTGCTGACCGGGTTGATCGTGCTGGGCCGCACGATCACGCCGCTGCCGTCCTTGGTGCCGAGCTTGATCGTGCAGCCGACGCTGCAGTAGGGGCAGACGGTGTTGGTCCACTGCTGCGGCTTGGAGACCCACTTATGCGGGTGCTCCAGCAGCGTGGCCGTGGGGCAAACGTCGATGCAGGCGCCGCAGAAGTCGCAGCTCGAATCGTGGATCGGCCCGCCGGCGCCGAAGGCGATGCGCGTGCTGAAGCCTTTGCCGGCGAGCGTGATCGCGCTGGTGTGGCGTATTTCATCGCAGGCGCGCACGCAGCGCGTGCAGATAATGCACATCTTCGGGTCGAATTCGAGGAAGGGATTGCCCTGGTCCGCCGGCGGCTGCTCGGTCGCGTAGAAGGAGCGCGCCTCGTCCTCCCACGGCTGGTAGTTGGACATGCCGACGACTTCGCAGGTCGTCTGCAGCTCGCAGCGGTAGTTCTTGGGGCAGGTGAGGCAGCGGTGCGTGACGACGTCGTCGCGCAGGCAGATGTCGCCGGGGTGGCAGTGCTCGCGGCGGTGGCAGGTGAGGCAGCGGTCGGAATGGTTGGCGAGGATGATCGAGAGCACGGCCTTGCGGCTGTCGGCCACGTCTTCGGTGGTCGTGCGCACGACCATGCCGTCGGTGATCTTGGTCGTGCAGGAGAGCTGCAGGCCGCGGGCGCCCTCGATTTCGACCAGGCACATGCGGCAGCCGGCGTAGGGAGCCAGGCCGTCGATGTAGCAGAGGCTGGAGATGTAGACGCCTTCGGCTTTGCAGACCTCAAGCAAAGTCGCGCCGTCGGCTGCCTGCACCGAACGGCCGTCGATCGTGATCGTCGCCACGCTCTCGTTCCTCGCGGTAGGTTACAGGTGACTGGTTACCGGTTACAGGAGGGTTCTTCTGCGATCCCTACTGTCACCTGTCACCCGTTCGCTGTCACCTAATCGAGCTTCTGCACGGCTTCGGCAAGGTCGTTGCCGAAGGGCGCCTTGGCGCCGTTGGGATACGTCCAGTTGTGCCCTTCGAGATACTCACGCGCGAGCCGCGTGAGCGCGTGCTTGTCCTTGTACATGTCGTCGAAGACGTAGACCGAGTCCTTGAAGGTGCCGCCGACCTGGATCGCCTCGTAGGGGCAGGCCTCGGCGCAGAGGCCGCAGTACATGCAGAGGCGGAAGTCGATCTCGTAGCGGTCCTTGTTGAGCGAGCCGTCGGGGTTGGGCGAGGTCTGCACGAGGATGCAACCGTCTGGGCAGGCCTGGGCGCAGGTGGAGCAGCCGGTGCAGCGCTCTTCGAACCAGAGCAGGTTCGTGCGCGAGCGCGGCGAGAACCAGCGCGTCTCTTCGGGGAACTGGACGGTTACCGGCTGGCGGAAGGCGTGCTTCAGCGACTGGCCGATGCCCTTGGCGATGCCGATGCCGTACACCCGTCACCTCGTTCTGTGCCACGCCCCGCGAAACACAGCGGACACTGTGTCCCATGTTCAGCATAGCGAAGCCCGGCCCAGCGGTGAAGTGTCTCACAAGCGCAGGGATCAGCCTGGTTTGCGGGCAACTGACGCTGCGCCCAACCGCAGCGCGACCACGCTCTATGCCAATCTGTGGCGCACGACGTAGGCAGTTGCCTCGGCGCGATTGGCGGCGCCGATCTTCTGGTAGACGCGGGCGACGTGTGCCTCGACCGTGCGGATGCTCAGCACCAGCGCTTCAGCGATGTCGCGGTTGCTCCTGCCCGCGGCGAGGAGGCGCAGTACCTCGGTCTCCCGCAGCGAAAGACCGGCCGGCAACGTGGAAGGCGCAGGCGCATCCTGAGTTGGTTCCTGCAGCGGGGTGCGCGGGGTTTCGGCTTCCCGCAGATCCGCGGCCAGCGCCAGTGCTTCGTCGATCGCCTCGTCGCGCGACAGCGCTCGGCCGGCCGTCCAGGCAGCGTCGAAGCACTGATCGCCCAATCTGCGCCGTAGCAGCTCAACGCCCGCGCGGTAGAGATCGCGATACGCGGTGGCCCGGCCGACCCCGCGCGCCTCGCGCAAGCCCTCAGCCGCGCCGAACAGTCGCGCCGCCTGGTCCCAGCGACGCCAGCGCATGGCAACGGCGCCGGCCATCTCCAACGTCCCTGGCAGGACGACGTAGGCGCTCCGTTCACGCAGTAGCTGAAGGTTCTCGGCGAGCAGACCGCCAAGCCCCGCCGTCTCGCCGCGGAGCGAGCGGAGAAAGATTACATTGGGGAGCGTGTCAAGGATCGATCCCGCAGCTTTCAGCTCACGGGACAGTCGCAGATGCTGCTCGAAGTACGCGAGCGCGGAAGCCGTGTCGCCTTGCTCGGCGGTTAGCT is drawn from Dehalococcoidia bacterium and contains these coding sequences:
- a CDS encoding ABC transporter ATP-binding protein, translated to MVDAEGIEKTYHSGSVVTPALRGVTLRVAKGEMVAIMGPSGCGKTTLLNCLSGLDFIDAGRVLIEGTDLAHLDDNQKTTYRARRMGFVFQSYNLLPVLTAVENVELPLVVSGVNPKLARQKANAALEQVGLEDRGHHRPAQLSGGQRQRVTIARALVNDPAIVWADEPTGNLDSQMAEDIMALMERLNAEQQQTFVIVTHDAGVGQRCHRIVSMIDGLIVGEERLR
- a CDS encoding FtsX-like permease family protein produces the protein MKSLFGIPMNGIMIGLLVIVGAALLAFVLAAVRNPVLFKLGLRNIPRRRAQSIIIVFGLMVSTMIIAAAFAVGDSLDYSITKSVYDNLGALDLRVQTRPVGGAAATAGAPYISGASVSAIEDEFGTPKELLTWVPMINEPAPVGNPRTRLTEPQYHLVGLDPAVVQKLGGLAAKGGGHVELSDLGPNEVFINATAADKIDARPGDTIVSLFNNQQHSFTVKAIVNDQIMTGWQDVGNSNGNGGIVLPLEAARQIVGKPDGVNQLYLSTSKDSHAGLTRGEKLFPTLKDAVNSAPVIESLDSKGVTVKAVNAKHDFVNTAETLGNVFTTLFVVIGLFSIAAGMMLIFLIFVMLAAERRAEMGMARAVGISRLGLVQSFLAEGMVYNLLAGIVGAALGVGVAFLIIWIAANLIFTGNNTLPFAGHVSPRSVVVAYCLGVALTFITVVFSSYRTTRMNIVAAIRDMPEDTVKGREPRRVKGAAILSSVLRLVGGIAVVSGLTAAGSAAGLGLGIAAAGLVLLIVAPWLVGRRGWGVAWRALVSLLPGVAPVWAVLGILRGFGMSWTSVWSVVCLLVGLLSLLGSHAAGSLFLFAAGVSITALGLALIARVRGVSNRVAFTAFGVLMLVYWLLPFDVLKNLFGSFYGNDSGNFEMFFLSGVMIVLASTLVLIFNGELLARLVNRVGGGLGSVRPALATAIAYPMASKLRTGLTLGMFSLIIFSITVMSSVNSNTAKLFAGDSARGGWDVNVDTNLNNNLGDFKSAMAKNGVDTSKIAAMGATTGYRGTTDIRMANSTKWQRYFVRAGDPAFLDANQMKIQAHVKDIPKEQIWKTLETQPTDAVIDAGALSGQQGGGSDGPNFVLKGVKNSDKTFDKPIDVVIRDAAGKETTLHVIGVIDQTVQNVFATLMVSGSTYTQSLGQPAFDLYSIRLTPGTDDKVYAKSIRAALSQYGVQATSIRSDIADALAIQKGISYLFEGFMGLGLFVGIAAVAVIAARTVVERRQQIGMLRAVGYRRGQVALSFALETSFIALFGIAAGVITASILSYNLFTSTTFGDTSGASFSLPWAQIIIFAGVGYLLSLLMTYIPSRQAASLPIAEALRYE
- a CDS encoding NIPSNAP family protein; translated protein: MIYELRTYTLKPGSVGKFEELWAPMVEARSKLSPLAALWHTEIGPLNQVLHLWPYESLEERTRVRAQAVEQRIWPPPTEDLIVRMESEILHPAPFMRPLKPAKLGNVYELRIYTYRPGTMPEVIRRWADAVPHREKYSPLAGAWYSDIGTVNRWYHLWPYASVADRERVRAEAGKDPHWPAPTGEFIVSMENKLLIPASCSPLH
- a CDS encoding pyridoxal phosphate-dependent aminotransferase, giving the protein MAAWPLADRMARLGTETAFEVLARARALEAEGRSVVHLEIGEPDFDTPENVRDAAKRALDDGFTHYGPSAGLPELRDAIAEYMGPARGLSFSPEEVVVTPGGKPIMFFVMLATLNEGDEAIYPNPGFPIYESVIEFLGAQPVPVRLREDTGFRLDLDDFAAKLSPRTRLVILNSPHNPTGSMLTRADLETIADLVRGRDLLVLSDEIYSRMVYDGEFCSITSLRGMREQTCILDGFSKTYAMTGWRLGYGVMPVDLAAQIARLMTNSNSCTASFVQRAGIEALRGPQESVVTMVAEFRRRRDAIVDGLNGIPGVSCRRPAGAFYVFPNISGTGQSSAAFADRLLNEHGVAALAGTSFGAFGEGYLRLSYANSLSQIRLALERIGDAARALATR
- a CDS encoding molybdopterin-dependent oxidoreductase; protein product: MATITIDGRSVQAADGATLLEVCKAEGVYISSLCYIDGLAPYAGCRMCLVEIEGARGLQLSCTTKITDGMVVRTTTEDVADSRKAVLSIILANHSDRCLTCHRREHCHPGDICLRDDVVTHRCLTCPKNYRCELQTTCEVVGMSNYQPWEDEARSFYATEQPPADQGNPFLEFDPKMCIICTRCVRACDEIRHTSAITLAGKGFSTRIAFGAGGPIHDSSCDFCGACIDVCPTATLLEHPHKWVSKPQQWTNTVCPYCSVGCTIKLGTKDGSGVIVRPSTINPVSNDQICVRGRFHYDALRKRDYLSRPLVRRGDALAPVAWEEALDDTAVRLRAIIERHGSDAIGFLGNPMLSNEEAYLLQKLARIGAGTNNVDFSAGPQAQALAGAIRGAFGSEVLPADLTQLAQAGCIVVVGDDLESSQPVASLRVKDAVTRTFASMVYVNSRWGELVDFAHAWVRPQAGQEIAALNAMVRGLLGEDAVKQRLSGVAGVDAAAGGEATEIEGLDEAIAFLKEAAKGENERIAVVFAPTPFGAWQNVQLCRAAANLAIVLAGPDQAPASFYYLPADVNTNGVRDMGLGPDLLPGLHPLSDTTFRGTLAEAWGAELPANAGMDAAAMLRAAKAGTLKALVIAGDNPLLSAPDKQQVRQALSSLELLVVIDSVLTDTAQLAHIVLPDVDVYGKDGTYTPADRRVLRRMAATGPAGEATPALDILIGLARRLAPARAASPHLSAEQVMDEIAGIVPAYAGSRYPLLVLGDRPQTLNGAAPSSGGASLQVATAPTANGRDGSLALLSGRTLYTSLEAASLHKPDADKLHREQYAELSLADAERLGVADGDPLVLDGATGTLRLRAQVRDSIQSGSVFVPWPFDGGALTALLPAEPAEGETPHVRVTKGEG
- a CDS encoding NADH-quinone oxidoreductase subunit I; protein product: MYGIGIAKGIGQSLKHAFRQPVTVQFPEETRWFSPRSRTNLLWFEERCTGCSTCAQACPDGCILVQTSPNPDGSLNKDRYEIDFRLCMYCGLCAEACPYEAIQVGGTFKDSVYVFDDMYKDKHALTRLAREYLEGHNWTYPNGAKAPFGNDLAEAVQKLD